TCATTTCATAGTTGGTACAGGGTAATCCTTGATTTTAGATGCATCTAATATTCTTACCTTTTTcgtttttaaatataatttttagtaaatttttttattcaaagaAAACTGTATGTAACTTCAAACAAATGTAATTGCGTGTGCAGGGTTTAGGACCATATTCCACAAGCATTAAGAAAGCTGAGAAGGAAATTAAAGAAATGGCTAAGAAAGTCAATGATTTATGTGGTATGCTTCTGCTTTCTGCTCTTCATTTaattgtaattcatattcaacCAATAACTGTGGGACTATCGAGGTAAAAATTTAAGCTTTAGGAAGTTATGAAAGCTCTAAATGCTCAAGTTTTATTTGCTGTTTTTTCTTGTTTAATTGCTTAAGGCTCCTCTAACCACTTGTTTCAAATGACTGCCGATAATTTTGAGTGGGTATTGGCTTCCATTGCTTCTTAACAAATAAATGTGATGGTGCCATGAGAACAAGTATACTACATGCCTAAGCTTTTATGTGAAAATTTTCATGTCATACATTCATATGTTGGTATAATTATATCTATGCAAGCAATTTACTGGGTGAGAGTCACGCATACCTTTTTTGGACAAGGAACAATTTACTGGATTTGTATTTTCATATAGCAtttgtctttttcattttttatgtaTGGTAACTGTTAAGAGTATATGCTGCAACTCGCAACCCTTGCCACATTGTGGAACTTGAAATAATTGATCAATTTTCATGACTTTTTGCTGTTATTCTTTAAGTTCTTATGCTTTCAACATCTTCTACAAAGATCTCTGAGAGGTAATGACTAAGATGTTTGTGTAGTATCTGCTCCTCGATTTGGACTTATTTTAAACTGGAACTGTAAAAGCAATGGAGAAAGTTTCTGTACAAGTTGATGATTAGATGAGTATCTTTTCTCCCAGCCTCCCTCACTTTCGGATTCATCACCCCTTCTTTATATCTCTTTCAAGAAAGATCTATTAGTCATTTCATTTATATGATGTTCTTCATGTGGTTATTAGATGACTTTGAATGATGCTTGGGAGCCATTTATAATTACTTGTATGATTTGCTCAGTTTTGTTGTCCCTGACTCATTGTTTATGATGAGCTCTTGCTTTTATATTAACCTGGAACGTACTTTTAAACCCTCTGAATTCCATGCAAGTAGGATCATTGCATTTGATTTCCAGTCCAAGGGAATAAATTTCCAGAGCAATTTGATACCGTTGTTGCAATCTATATTCTACAAAACCTGGCTAAAATGTGCTTGCATGGTTTAATTgttaatactttttttttgttctttttgtaATACTTCTTTACATTGTAAAAGGTATCAAGGAATCAGACACTGGTTTGGCTGCACCCAGCCAGTGGGACCTTGTTTCTGACAAACAGATGATGCAGGAGGAGCAACCTCTTCAGGTGTTTATATACCAAAGGAAATTTATTATATAGTTGTATCATGCTTTCCAGAGTTGCTGACTTCTTATTCTACCAGGTTGCAAGGTGTACGAAAATAATAAGTCCGAACACAGAAGATGCCAAATATGTAATAAATGTCAAACAAATTGCAAAGGTATCCTTTCAATCCTCGTGATAATGAGATATACAGCACTCTCCATCTTTACATTAAAGAGGGAGGTGTGGGTGATGGTTTGAACTTTAACTTTGTCTTGCACACTCTGATCCTGTTGCATGGTAGTACTTTGTATTCTGAGAAACTATTTGTTACTATCTATTTCTACctcatgctttttttttttttttttgtgcagtTTGTTGTTGGGCTGGGCGACAAGGTCTCCCCAACTGATATAGAAGAAGGCATGCGTGTCGGGTAGGTCTCCTTTATATTTTATGTATATGTCGTAGATTGAAAATTTGATTTATTGCTGATGCTTCAGATCATATTTTATACTGGTTAAACATTCTATTGGATTGTCCAATGCATGATTTCtgtgtcctttttcttgcaGAGTTGATCGTAATAAATATCAGATTCAGATTCCTTTGCCTCCAAAGATTGATCCTAGTGTTACCATGATGACAGTGGAGGAGAAACCAGATGTCACATATAATGATGTTGGTGGATGTAAGGAGCAGATTGACAAGATGCGAGAAGTGTGTCAAGCTCCCTCTCttatttgtttttctcatttctttgattaaaattattactttgctatctttaattttattttatgtagtAGGTTTTAAAAGCTTTCAAATGCATGTGCAGACTCTAATTTATGAGCTCGTAATAGGTTGTTGAACTGCCCATGCTTCACCCTGAGAAATTTGTGAAGCTTGGTATTGATCCTCCTAAAGGTGTTCTCTGCTATGGCCCTCCTGGAACTGGTAAAACACTTTTAGCCAGAGCTGTGGCTAATAGAACTGATGCTTGCTTCATTCGGGTAATTGGAAGTGAGCTTGTTCAGAAATATGTCGGCGAGGGAGCTAGGATGGTTCGCGAGTTATTTCAGGTAAAAACTTTCCAGACTTTTATCAGTTAGTTCATACATTCTTTTATCATCTTTCATAATTGGATATTTTCCTTCTTTGACTTACAGATGGCGCGTTCAAAAAAGGCATGCATTATATTTTTTGATGAAGTTGATGCCATAGGTGGTGCACGTTTTGATGATGGTGTTGGTGGAGATAATGAGGTTCAGAGAACAATGCTTGAAATTGTGAATCAGCTTGATGGTTTTGATGCCCGTGGAAACATTAAAGTTCTTATGGCAACAAACAGGTTAAAATTTGCATTATGCAAGACTTAGTTTCGCAATAGTCAATGCCAATGGTCTGAGCATGCACCACCAACTGCTTTTTGCTCtatttttttcccttttcatGCATATATCCGATCTTGGTTGTTACAATTAGGGGTGTTAACAAGCCAAATTGAGGCTTGTTAATGTCTGgactcgagccgagcttttatcgggCTTTGACTTGTTAGTGTTCgactcgagccgagctttgaccaaGCATGACCGAGCTTTTATTGAGATTTGACTTGTTAATGTCTCGACTCGAGCCAAGCTTTGACCAAGCATgaccgagcttttatcgagctttgaccgagcatGACCGAGATTTTATCGAGCTTTGACTAGATtcatcattcatacataaaataAGTAGCataggataaaaaaaaaatctataatatAGTCCACACAGTAGAGAGATACAGAACTTGTGGAGGGGGAAACAAATTAGTCTTATAGGGTTTGTATTTTGAACTTGTCATTCCTAATTTTCGGACTAGCCCAAACCCCAAAGCAGCCATTGAATGCTTTTTTTTAGGTGTTGTGAGTTGCGGCTAGTTGAGAGTTAGAGTCTAGGACTAATTACTAATTTTCTTGCTTTCACCATGggcattaattattatttttttgaattaaaaattaaaaatatatatagtaattaaaaaataattgagcGTATTCGCGAGCTTTCAAGCCAAAATTAAGGAAGTTGCTCGTTAATTTCTCAAGCCAATCCTGAGCTCGAGCTGAGTCCTATCAAGCCGAACACTGAGTTTTGACCGAGCTGAGGTCGAATGGTTTGCGAGCTACCTTGGCTCATTAATACTCCTAGTTACAATCCATAATTCGTAATTTCTAGTGCAGTGTTTTTGTCTCGTCTTTACTATATGACATTCTGCTGCATCTTCAAATCTTTCAAACAACTGATCTAATGCATTTTGATTACTTATTACTTCCCTTTTGAAACTTATTCGGTGACTTTACTTTGGCCTCATAAGTTTCTCAAAACATTGTGACATGTGAATTCTCTTTCAGGCCCGACACTTTAGACCCAGCACTACTGCGTCCAGGACGGCTAGATAGGAAGGTCGAGTTTGGGCTTCCAGATTTGGAAAGTAGAACTCAAATATTTAAGATTCATACTCGAACAATGAACTGTGAAAGGGAAATCAGATTTGAGCTTTTGGCTCGACTTTGTCCTAATTCAACTGGTAATAACAACAATAGAAATACCACTGCTCCAATGTCATTTGGCATTTAATGTTTTGGAAGCTTTTCTGATGACTTTCCATTTCAGGAGCTGATATTAGGAGTGTCTGCACAGAAGCTGGAATGTATGCAATTCGGGCACGGAGGAAGACGGTAACAGAGAAAGACTTTCTTGATGCTGTTAATAAAGTTATTAAAGGATATCAAAAGTTCAGCGCGACTCCAAAATACATGGTGTACAATTGAGTAATTCTGCTGGAGATTATGAATTTGGCCAAGTGGTTATCTGTAATGATGAATGGTTTTTCTTTCAGTAGCCACTTACACAGTTGTATGCAGGTGTCAAATTGTTCAAAGCCTAGTTAACATTTTGTTGGGTTTTCATGATAACAATAGCTTCTTGACTCCCTTCGTAGTTGAATGTATCTTTGATTATTTTTGTGCTCTTTTCAGCTTGATATTTAATCTgtgtatttttatatacataataaGATTACTCATAAATTAACTGTTAGAAAGTTTGacatttgatatttatttttggcaaaaagcatcttgaggtccctgatctttcattgtttggtgcattaagctctcgatctttcatttagacacattgagtccctaatctttcattgtttggtgcattaagcccccGATCTTTCATTTCGACACATTGAGTCTctaatctttcattgtttggtgcattaagccccgatctttcatttagatacattgagccattgatctttcatatatgggtgtattaggtcatTTCggaaatcaattcatatataggtgtattaagggtctgtttgattcaactgttagctaatagatgtTGGTTGTTTGCGGTTGTAAtaagctgtttgttattagctgtttgtATAAAGGCGATGGTTGAATTGGGTTTTTGGAGGACTTAATGGTACACGACTTTAAGTTTAATCGGCATTTAATCCATTTAGAATCATACAGGAGTGTTTATGTGATCTGTAGAAATATATTACTCGCTTTGTTCCATTATATCACATCTATACCTTTGTTTCTGCCATTTTTGTTGATGTTTCTATTGTTCCATTATATCACatatttttctttgtttctaCATCTGTTCCtttgtttctgttttttttgGACTTCAAAGTCACTTGTCGACAATAAttagataaattataaaaaatgaattaaattactcgttttaaaaagatttaaaattGTTAAATTCACAAATTGAAATCTAATTAGTTAGAAACTAGGAAGCACTGATATGGGTATTCATACTGGTGAGGAAAATGacacttttcaaaaaaatatgATACGAATGTGtccgaaatatatatatttatccatcACTAATtcgtaaaaaataaatatttaatacttttaaactattaaaaaagGGATCATTGCTATATTCTctattaaattttgatttttttatgaggattttattttaattttgtgtaTCACCAAAATATTAGTAAAAAATAACcctatattaattaatttgaaaTCTATGTCCTAAAGTGTCCTAAGTGCTCCCATGTGTCCCactaaaaaaggaaagaaaaaataaatgactTATTTTGCAGTGTTGGGTCCGTGTAGCCGAATGTAGTGGAGAGAAGAGATTAGTTTAGTTTCTCCAAGATGCACTAGATCTGTTTCTCGGATACATTAACCTGTCGGTGCTTTCTAGGTTATAAATAAtagatttaatatattttctaaaaacctgataaattacatatgtggtgtacaacttttaattttgcacactaaaatgtacaaacttcaggtgaccttccactaaagtgtacatccGGTAATTGTAACCGGTCAACTCAAAATCAACgtgccacatcatcattttcaTCCCAACCATTATAAAAAAGTGGAGCctagaaattataaaaataccgTTTACCcttatataattactaaaataccattgtctttttctttcctctaatttttctcatctttctctttccctttctctccctaaatcttctctctctaactcatcTCTGTGAGTCTATCTCCTCTCTCTCCTCGCACcattttctgcaaaaaaaaaaaaaaaaaaaaatatcaaactcCCAAATcagtaaaataatatatatatatatggggagGGGAGGCTTCCAAATCGAATGCTTCATTCATGGTGAAGGACCTCCAACACAAATTAGCTCAACCTTGGGGTTTAGCTAACATTTATTCTCctgcaaaaataaaataaaatgtaatatACACAGTTGCATTGTAATTTTATGATTATTAATAAATTTAGTCTTTGCAATGATCATTTATGGTCGAAATCAGATGGTATGTAACCAGCTTATCTTCAATGCTGCTTGTAGTTCGcgtaaagaaaatggttttagaTCAACAGTACACCAATACTACTGGTAAAGCCTTCGTCTATGCAGTTTAAATTAAATGTTGACGCATCTGTTATTAGAAATAATTTGGGTTGGTTTAGAGTTGAAGGGGTTTTCCAGCTAAGGGAGGGTGAAGCTCTTGGAATCAGGGAAGCTTTCAGGGTCTGGATAGTATGGAAATTGAATCGGATGTGGTTTCTCATATTCATAACCCAAGTTTTGTTTCAGTTTGTGCTACTCTAATTGAGGATTGTGAATTAATTTCCGAACATTAGAATTAGAGGGTCCAAATCAAAGGCATTATTTTACTGATTTGGGTGTTTGATTCTTTGCAGAAAATGGTGcgaggagagagagaggagaaaCACTTAGAGAGAAGTTAGAGATAgaagatttagagagagaaagggaaaaagaaagatggaGAAAAATTGGAAGAAGATAATGGcattttagtaattatataaaggcaaagggtatttttataatttcataaggAGTGGGCCCCACTTTTTATAATGGGCAGGAtgaaaatgatgatgtggcatgttgactttgggttgaccagtcacaattaccggctgtacactttagtgtgcaaaattaaaagttgtacaccaaagtgtgaaaacatgtaaaggttgtataccacgtatgtaatttaccaaaaaacctaaagataaaactaaatttgaaaaaaagaaataacCTTTATTGAAAtctgaagaagaaaaatagaatTTGGATTTTGCTTAAATATATTAATGAAATAGGAAAAAAATCTACTGTCCCAACTTCCCTATCCCCTTCTATGTgccccttttattttttgacatgtGTTCTTTTACTCCTAATCAGCTTAATaatttctaacatttgttaACTATGAGTTAACTCTAATTTAGTTAAAACTATTATTAACTTGCTGATGACCAAGATTCAACTTCTCGATCTTCCTCTTTCAACCTCTATTTTTAGATTAACAAacttttttttggaagaaagaTTAAcatacttcttcctcttccaatttctttttcttccaatAACGATTTCCTTCTCTTCCAATTTTGCCTATATTAACTCCTTTCAATGTCTTTCAAAGCAAAATTAGCTTTCCCCTTTTCCATGGAAATGGACTCcagttttttttattcttttatattttaaacTAACTGATTCGTATGACGGTGTTTCTCAAGTGATTAAATCCCCATAAAAAAAACTCccattttgttttcttttgtactAGTTGTGTGAGTTTTTGGTTGGAAGATATAGAGAGTTGCAGTAGCAGGTATTgaaagaagtttttttttttgtagactcAAGGAATTGAATGATGAAGAGGCATTCCTCGATTTAAAGATGAACTATGGAATTATTTTAGTACACTTCCTACTGGGTAATCTATAATTGAAACCGTATTGTTGTAATATGATTCATATAACAATGTCATAAAAAACAATTTGGATTTTGGAGGAGAGTTAATGGAGGATAACTTTTTTaaacttttatctatttttatttcaattaataTCAAATCACAGCTAGATTACCATTTGCTTATCTTTAGTTATTGGAAAGGAGATTGAATTGAATTAACAGGATtcctaattttttctttttcagttaTTTTCTTCTGCAATGGTTTCTTACTT
The window above is part of the Euphorbia lathyris chromosome 3, ddEupLath1.1, whole genome shotgun sequence genome. Proteins encoded here:
- the LOC136223221 gene encoding 26S proteasome regulatory subunit 7A, with translation MAPEPEDEIKDEKNPRPLDEDDIALLKTYGLGPYSTSIKKAEKEIKEMAKKVNDLCGIKESDTGLAAPSQWDLVSDKQMMQEEQPLQVARCTKIISPNTEDAKYVINVKQIAKFVVGLGDKVSPTDIEEGMRVGVDRNKYQIQIPLPPKIDPSVTMMTVEEKPDVTYNDVGGCKEQIDKMREVVELPMLHPEKFVKLGIDPPKGVLCYGPPGTGKTLLARAVANRTDACFIRVIGSELVQKYVGEGARMVRELFQMARSKKACIIFFDEVDAIGGARFDDGVGGDNEVQRTMLEIVNQLDGFDARGNIKVLMATNRPDTLDPALLRPGRLDRKVEFGLPDLESRTQIFKIHTRTMNCEREIRFELLARLCPNSTGADIRSVCTEAGMYAIRARRKTVTEKDFLDAVNKVIKGYQKFSATPKYMVYN